Proteins encoded by one window of Vibrio panuliri:
- the tdcD gene encoding propionate kinase: protein MIVLVINCGSSSVKFSVIDAQSSEELLTGIVDGLNSDNAWISVNGESKTVLTQQGYEGAFIAIALELEQRELAHRIAAIGHRVAHGGNLFKDSVLITDRVIEEIRSVSDLAPLHNKANLMGIEMTQKLFPSAQQVAAFDTSFHQTLAPEAYLYALPWEYYEKHHVRRYGFHGSSHRYVSNQAYGLLKTPKQNSGIVIAHLGNGSSICAVKNGKSVDTSMGMTPLEGLMMGTRCGDVDFGAMVWIAKQTNQSLDDLERIVNKESGLLGLSGISSDLRDLEKEWHQGNERAIVTIKTFVHRIARQIAGHAASLSRLDGIIFTGGIGENSSLIRRLVLEHLQVFNIELHQEKNDLSNRFGERIITTENSRVTCAVIPTNEEKMIALDAIRLSDISLSTLNV, encoded by the coding sequence ATGATTGTATTGGTGATTAACTGTGGTTCTTCTTCAGTGAAATTTTCTGTCATCGATGCTCAAAGTAGTGAAGAACTACTGACGGGTATCGTTGATGGTCTGAATAGCGATAACGCTTGGATCTCGGTCAATGGCGAGTCCAAAACAGTGTTAACTCAACAGGGTTATGAAGGGGCGTTTATCGCAATCGCGTTGGAGTTGGAGCAAAGGGAACTTGCTCACCGTATTGCGGCTATTGGTCATCGGGTCGCACACGGAGGAAACCTGTTTAAAGACTCCGTATTGATTACCGATAGAGTGATTGAAGAAATCCGCTCGGTTTCCGACCTTGCACCGCTTCACAACAAAGCCAATCTTATGGGCATTGAAATGACGCAGAAACTCTTTCCTTCTGCTCAGCAAGTTGCTGCGTTCGATACGAGCTTCCACCAAACACTGGCTCCAGAAGCGTACTTATACGCACTTCCTTGGGAATACTATGAAAAGCATCACGTTCGTCGCTACGGTTTCCATGGTTCGTCACACCGCTACGTTTCTAATCAGGCATACGGATTGTTAAAAACACCAAAACAAAATAGTGGCATTGTCATTGCGCACTTAGGTAATGGTTCATCAATCTGCGCGGTAAAAAACGGTAAGAGTGTCGATACCTCAATGGGGATGACGCCGCTGGAAGGATTGATGATGGGCACTCGCTGCGGTGATGTGGATTTTGGCGCCATGGTCTGGATCGCGAAGCAAACCAATCAGTCACTCGATGACTTAGAACGGATAGTGAACAAAGAATCAGGTTTGCTTGGACTGTCCGGTATTTCGTCGGACCTTCGAGACTTAGAGAAAGAGTGGCACCAAGGTAATGAACGAGCAATCGTGACAATAAAAACCTTCGTACACCGCATTGCTCGTCAGATTGCAGGTCACGCGGCATCGCTATCTCGACTCGATGGCATCATCTTCACTGGTGGCATTGGCGAAAACTCTTCTCTCATTCGCCGTTTGGTTCTCGAACATTTACAAGTATTCAATATCGAACTGCATCAGGAAAAGAACGATTTATCTAACCGATTTGGTGAGCGGATCATCACCACTGAAAACTCTCGCGTAACTTGCGCAGTGATCCCAACAAATGAAGAAAAAATGATCGCACTTGATGCGATTCGTCTAAGTGACATAAGCCTCTCAACGCTTAATGTTTAA
- a CDS encoding DNA translocase FtsK produces the protein MFKKNSNKIETIIKTGEETQPSRLTGPERLKECSLIVAILGSIFLSIALLSFDPADPSWSQTAWAGEIANSGGAIGAWLADTLFFSFGSLAYTLPAIITIVAWVFLRKRGEDEPLDLMLWGTRLLGLTILILTSCALADINFDDIWYFSSGGVIGDVLTSLALPTLNVLGTTLVLLFLWGAGFTLLTGVSWLTIVDSIGGWTIAGLTRVVNLIRGERNETIEPELKDGDDFDSERTERPQPAASNTTEAAEPRRYNIHMPETAATAATAPAMVVEAAEVVETDSALVAESHTEEVVQTPSEEVVVTQSVPYHQQTVPTEEPVIERTRQLSATIEQLEEDAMNSNDMAEQDFISEPQPLNESMVVTPVEEPQVVQPQSEELPWNNVVEDEPLIDHATLEQISQQVAPDSEHVEPVISTFDVAESNLEQNEETIESVSQPTIPTEPIIEPVMDAQDESEQLDDAADTDVAAFQSLVADAQAKVVAQQNPFLVQQEVNLPKPAEPLPTLDLLYHPEKRENFIDRDALESIARLVESKLADYKIQATVVDIFPGPVITRFELDLAPGVKVSRISSLSMDLARSLSAMAVRVVEVIPGKPYVGLELPNMSRQTVYFSDVVGSQVFKDATSPTTVVLGQDIAGEAVIADIAKMPHVLVAGTTGSGKSVGVNVMILSMLYKASPEDLRFIMIDPKMLELSIYEGIPHLLAEVVTDMKDASNALRWCVGEMERRYKLMSALGVRNIKGFNDKLKMAAEAGHPIHDPLWQPGDSMDAEAPLLEKLPYIVVVVDEFADLMMVVGKKVEELIARLAQKARAAGIHLILATQRPSVDVITGLIKANIPTRVAFTVSTKTDSRTILDQGGAESLLGMGDMLYLPPGSSHTVRVHGAFASDDDVHAVVNNWKARGKPNYIEEIISGDQGPESLLPGESMEADEDIDPLFDQVVEHVVQSRRGSVSGVQRRFKIGYNRAARIVEQLEAQGIVSAPGHNGNREVLAPAPGREMN, from the coding sequence ATGTTCAAGAAGAACAGCAATAAAATCGAAACAATAATCAAGACTGGAGAAGAGACTCAACCTTCTCGCCTAACAGGTCCAGAGCGTCTTAAAGAGTGTAGCTTAATCGTTGCTATACTTGGCTCTATTTTTCTTTCCATCGCACTACTGTCGTTTGACCCGGCGGATCCTTCATGGTCGCAAACTGCATGGGCAGGCGAAATTGCCAATTCTGGCGGCGCAATTGGTGCATGGCTGGCTGATACTTTGTTTTTCAGTTTTGGCTCATTGGCGTACACCTTGCCCGCGATCATTACTATTGTCGCATGGGTTTTCCTCCGCAAGCGTGGCGAAGATGAACCTCTTGATTTGATGCTGTGGGGAACCCGTCTACTAGGCTTAACCATTCTTATCCTGACAAGCTGTGCGTTAGCAGACATCAACTTTGATGATATTTGGTACTTCTCATCTGGTGGCGTGATTGGTGATGTTCTTACCAGCTTAGCGCTACCCACTTTAAACGTCCTTGGTACGACACTCGTGCTGCTTTTTCTTTGGGGGGCAGGGTTTACCTTATTGACGGGAGTTTCGTGGCTGACAATTGTTGATTCGATTGGCGGTTGGACGATCGCAGGTTTGACTCGCGTAGTGAACCTGATACGTGGCGAACGAAACGAAACGATTGAACCAGAGCTAAAAGACGGCGATGATTTTGATAGTGAACGCACTGAGCGTCCACAACCAGCGGCCTCTAATACTACAGAGGCTGCGGAACCTCGTCGTTACAATATTCATATGCCGGAAACCGCTGCGACTGCCGCTACAGCCCCAGCTATGGTGGTCGAAGCTGCTGAGGTCGTTGAAACCGATTCCGCGCTTGTGGCGGAAAGCCACACTGAAGAGGTCGTTCAAACTCCGAGCGAAGAAGTCGTTGTCACTCAGAGCGTGCCGTATCATCAACAAACTGTGCCAACAGAAGAACCTGTTATTGAGCGCACCCGTCAGTTGAGTGCCACGATTGAGCAACTAGAAGAAGATGCCATGAACTCCAATGACATGGCAGAACAAGATTTTATTAGTGAGCCTCAGCCACTAAATGAAAGCATGGTGGTGACACCAGTTGAGGAGCCGCAAGTTGTTCAACCACAAAGTGAAGAACTACCTTGGAACAATGTCGTTGAAGACGAGCCGCTGATTGATCATGCGACATTAGAGCAGATCAGCCAGCAGGTCGCACCGGACAGTGAGCATGTTGAACCGGTCATTAGCACATTTGATGTGGCAGAGTCTAATCTTGAGCAAAATGAAGAGACAATAGAGTCTGTTTCGCAGCCTACGATTCCAACGGAGCCAATCATTGAGCCAGTAATGGACGCTCAGGATGAATCAGAGCAACTAGACGACGCGGCAGATACTGACGTTGCGGCTTTCCAATCGCTTGTTGCTGACGCGCAAGCCAAAGTGGTCGCGCAACAGAACCCATTCTTGGTACAGCAGGAAGTGAACTTGCCGAAACCTGCCGAGCCGCTGCCAACGCTAGATCTTCTTTATCATCCAGAGAAGCGTGAGAACTTTATTGACCGTGATGCATTAGAGTCCATTGCTCGTTTGGTTGAATCAAAACTGGCAGATTACAAAATTCAAGCCACTGTGGTGGATATTTTCCCAGGCCCCGTGATTACCCGTTTCGAACTCGACCTCGCCCCTGGGGTGAAAGTGAGCCGCATTTCCAGCCTCTCTATGGACCTAGCACGCTCTCTTTCTGCGATGGCAGTGCGAGTGGTTGAAGTGATTCCTGGCAAGCCATACGTTGGCTTAGAGCTGCCAAACATGAGCCGTCAAACGGTGTACTTCTCTGACGTTGTTGGTAGCCAAGTCTTTAAGGATGCGACATCACCAACGACAGTGGTGCTGGGGCAAGACATTGCGGGTGAGGCGGTAATCGCTGATATCGCTAAGATGCCACACGTGTTAGTGGCAGGTACCACGGGCTCAGGTAAGTCGGTTGGGGTAAACGTGATGATCCTGAGTATGCTATACAAAGCGTCTCCGGAAGACCTTCGCTTTATCATGATTGACCCGAAAATGTTGGAGCTTTCAATCTATGAAGGCATCCCACACTTGTTGGCGGAAGTTGTCACCGACATGAAGGACGCATCAAATGCACTTCGTTGGTGTGTTGGCGAGATGGAGCGTCGTTACAAGCTTATGTCCGCACTTGGCGTGCGTAATATTAAAGGCTTTAATGACAAGCTGAAAATGGCAGCCGAAGCGGGGCACCCGATTCATGACCCTCTCTGGCAACCAGGCGATAGCATGGATGCCGAAGCGCCACTTCTTGAAAAATTGCCATATATTGTTGTGGTCGTCGACGAGTTTGCAGACTTGATGATGGTTGTAGGTAAGAAAGTTGAAGAGCTGATTGCTCGTCTAGCGCAAAAAGCGCGAGCGGCGGGTATTCACTTGATTCTTGCCACACAACGACCTTCGGTGGATGTCATTACTGGTTTGATTAAAGCGAACATTCCAACTCGTGTGGCCTTTACTGTATCAACCAAAACAGACTCACGGACTATCCTTGACCAAGGTGGCGCAGAGTCGCTACTAGGTATGGGTGACATGCTTTACTTGCCTCCAGGCTCAAGCCATACCGTTCGTGTGCATGGTGCTTTTGCATCTGATGATGATGTTCATGCTGTCGTGAACAACTGGAAAGCGCGCGGTAAGCCTAACTATATCGAAGAGATTATTAGTGGCGATCAAGGACCTGAGAGTCTACTTCCGGGTGAGAGTATGGAAGCGGATGAAGACATAGACCCGCTGTTCGATCAAGTTGTCGAGCATGTGGTTCAATCGCGTCGGGGATCCGTTTCGGGCGTTCAACGTCGCTTTAAAATTGGCTATAACCGAGCCGCTCGAATTGTTGAACAACTGGAAGCGCAAGGTATCGTAAGTGCGCCGGGGCACAACGGTAACCGGGAAGTGTTAGCACCGGCTCCCGGGAGAGAAATGAACTAA